DNA sequence from the Littorina saxatilis isolate snail1 linkage group LG9, US_GU_Lsax_2.0, whole genome shotgun sequence genome:
AGGGAATAACGAAATTGTCGTAGCTAGACTGTGACAAAATAGCGTTTGTTTCCTACCGACGTTTGCCATAATTTGTGTCTAGAATGCTGCATCGCCATGCCAACTTTAGAGAAATACACGTTATTTGTTGAAAACGTAAAGTTAACATTCAATTGAAATGATTTTATATATGCAGGgcatgtgttttttttacagaaaattcCATTTTGAAATATGATGATAATAGGTTTTTTTTATCTGTTTCCATGGTGCTCGTCTTAAAAAGTACAAATGTTGGTGCGCTTCGCAAGGAATCCAATTAAAATATAACCTTTTTCATTGTGTAAAGTAAATGCGACGGCGTTTCTGTATATTAGTCAACCGTTCACAGGCTGACTATCAGAGggtaaaaatcaacaacaacaacaacaacaaaaccattaTAGATGTTCTCACCTGAACAGGACCGACAGACGCAGGGCTTATCTTCACCTGACCAAGCTCCGACAGTTCCTTCTCAATACGGGACACAGCGGCAGCGTCAATGATCAGCGTAAACATGGAAACCGCCTTCAAGTGCGCTCGGCGTTGACCACAAGTGTCCAGTATGTCCTTCACACGGTCCCTCAGAGCACGAGTGACGTCACACATCCCTTTATTGGTGGACCCTCGGGTGGTGCGATTAACAACACGTCGGTGTGACGTCAGCCTGCCTCGATGATCCAACAAGGTGACCTTGACGGTCAAGACTGTGTCCTTCACCTTGGCCTTGGCATCGAGCGTCATCTCCTTCAGACGACGCCTGAATTCCTTGACAGAGTTCTCTAGCTTGTCGCAGGTCATGTCGATCTCAGCAACAGCTTCCTGCACCACTTTCTCCGTGGCCTCCAGGTGGCGCTCCAACGCTGCCACAGCTTCTTCCAGCTGCTGCTCTTCCGTCAGCAGTGACGTCACCATCTGACTGAGCTCCTCACGTGACTTGTCTGCCGCTTCCGCCAGTTTCGTCAGGTCTGGGCATGCGCGGTGCTTGGCGCTGGCACACAGGTGGCAAATGGCGGCACCGTGGGTGGGACAGAAGAGCTCGCAGGGCTTGCTGGTGTGCACGCTGCAGTGGTCAGGCTGACTGGCGGCTAGCTCTTCCGCTGTCATGCTGGACAGGTCTTCCACCTTGTGGTGACTGGACACAGAGAATTTGGTGTGTAGGTCGCTGCAAGCCTGACACATCATATCATTACAGttgagacagatagacacagccGCTGACTTGCATCCTAC
Encoded proteins:
- the LOC138976324 gene encoding tripartite motif-containing protein 3-like; protein product: MATATAASSADSDTECSVCHELFKNPKLLPCAHVLCRHCLLSWLASNPEALCPLCRGAIADPKEKSKTKGWEEVVDALPDDVAMAALVESTRVLSQDHVCVGCKSAAVSICLNCNDMMCQACSDLHTKFSVSSHHKVEDLSSMTAEELAASQPDHCSVHTSKPCELFCPTHGAAICHLCASAKHRACPDLTKLAEAADKSREELSQMVTSLLTEEQQLEEAVAALERHLEATEKVVQEAVAEIDMTCDKLENSVKEFRRRLKEMTLDAKAKVKDTVLTVKVTLLDHRGRLTSHRRVVNRTTRGSTNKGMCDVTRALRDRVKDILDTCGQRRAHLKAVSMFTLIIDAAAVSRIEKELSELGQVKISPASVGPVQSLGWRFHTNHGKNIVLSNDGLTAERVRGGRNGIVVADQPMVPDVLYEIRIDQLDPRYSSCYLPCGVVVTDPDHLRLPDTACSGWGSEAVVISGAVFNRGHTVNNNLNKATYDLSEGTRVGVTVTTKSSLHLWVNGSDRGVIATTVPTPCFAFFDLRYTYKRVSILPSTHLG